aagaCAAAGAATTCCTATGATTTGTTTTGAAGATGTGGGTTTTTGCACAATTGACAATAATACaagagtaaaaataaagtatcaaGCAAAAGAATGGAACTGGTGTAGGAATGATCATTCTATTAGCACCTCAATTCCATCATACAAAGCATGTCGTTAAGGTTTTACTGCGTATTTTTATGTCTCTAGGTTGGCTCGGCGTGTACTGTTCTTACTGATAACTACTGTGAGGATGCATATGATCTCCTTCAGACACCAATGTTGAAGAAGCTTTTGGTGAGAAAGTTCTTGCAGTTTGACCAAGATTAGCCTCTTTTGATAGGATTATTTTCCAAGAAAATGATGGAAATTATGCTATCAGATGGCAGGTATTCTGTTGGACACACAAAACTTGAGCCCTTCTCCCAAACTATCAATGACTAGAGATGCTGAGGCAGTTCAGCTTCTATCAGTTTCCTCTGCACCCAACTATAGAAACACCCTTTTTGATCATTGTAattcttttcatttcctttttcatcattttcagTTTTAGTAATTCTTGATGTGTAATAATAACCAATGTTGACCACTTCTTCTTGCAGTGAATAAGGATCACAGAGAAGCAGATTTCTATGAAGTTATGTGTAGGGTTTATGGTAAACCACCCAATGAAAGTAAGTCATATTTCCTTAtcaatattactagtattttcttgataaatgaataaaacttTTAGCACAAACAACCTCTAATGTTgtcttgttttctttttttgcagTTGATTGGAAAAATGAATCACCAAGGGTGCGTAAAACAGCCTCGGAGAAGATCTCCCCGAACAAAGTGATTGGGCAAAGTGATGATCATAAGGAAAGGGATGCAACAAAAGACACAACATTGAAGAAAGTCTCACCTGTTTCAGGTGAATCAAGTCATAGTTTGTAACAAACTTTGTTACTTAGATAATTTGTGGTATCAAAAAGTTGGCTGATTTTACTTCTTTCATTACAGGCAAACCGACAGTGTCGCCTACGGTCCAGAATCCGATCATCGAACAAGCAAAAGCAAACGAGGCCAATCGTGGCAAGAACAGAAACTTTTTTGCTAGATTATTCGGCTTCGGTTCAAAGTAGTCCAagaatttggattttttctAGTGCATTGAGGCTCTATAATTGGACCCTCCATACTTACTTTTAGTGTTCTAAgttttttcttgaatattttttttgttttggaatCAGACAATAACCTAAGAAATGAGTGTTCCAAATGTACTGTTATAAGTTCATTGCAAATCTTTAGATAACATCAAGTTAGTATGTTTAATTACATCACAATAGTCTAATTATTAGCTCAATCCAACTAAATAATCATTTCTATAAACAGGCCATATGCCGGTCAACTGTTGCACAAGCATAATTTGTTTTGGTAGAGACTATATATTCCAAAGTATCAATTTCAAACAtacaagaagaaaatatacaaTTACTTGGAAATTCCTTAATATATATCCATTTCTTTAAATTGAATGTATACTTTTTTGCTCACTTATCAAGACCAGATCAAGACACAGtcttcaaaaatatttatgaaaaaaaaaaatcaaacatggGATGCCTCTAGATGGGAGTTTATGGGGTATGTCTGTTATCCAATCTGTCTACTTCAATCATGccacaaattttcaagaaacCAGCTGTAAAACTATCTTCCAAACTCCAATCTCAATAGGTGGAAGAGGCCCCCCTTCTCCCCCATGTGCTCACTTCACCCAATCTTGCTCCAAACAATATGGCACATCAACATCATTGTCACACAAATCTTGacccttttttccttttgacATCTCCTTTTCTCACTCCACTTTCCATGCATAAAGAAACAGGCAAAAATCCGGCGACCCACTCGCCGGATCAGACGACAACGGCGATGACGACGAGGACGAAGAAGGAGACAAGAAAGTGGGCTTGAATATAAACAGAGCATGCCTTAAGCCAGGACAAAACAACCAATCATGAACATCCCAATAAACCTCAATCCTTCCTTTATTGAAATGAATGGATTCATTCCCTCGAAACTTCCACTGAAGATGCTTCACTTGCATCACCAAATGCCCATCAATCCCAATCTCCATCTCCGGCTCCGGCGCCACTCCTCCGCCGCTGCAAGATGCTCTGTTTTTGCACTCGATTGAAACCTCGTGAAGACTCCCCTTTTCATGAAATTTGAGCCTTGTTGCGAACTTCCTCTTCCCAAAAATGTGTTCTTTCCTCGAAACCAAAACCGGGTCGATCAGGGAGGGCCTGCAGCCGGTCTTCCGGAAAGCGTCATTCCTCAAATCCCCGACCAGGAGAGCGACTTCGCCGCCGCAGACGACGGCGACGTAGTAGTCGGAGATAGGCTCTGTTTCGCCGTTGAACCGGGCGGCCTTGAGGTCCCAGAAGACGTCGACGGGTTTGCCGTCGACGGCGAAGCGTTTGGAGCCGTGCTTTCGCCAGAAATACCATGGCTTGAGCTCGATTTTGCAGGCGTCTGCGTCGCcgtctccgccgccgccttcGACGGAGATGGAGAGGCCGTGGAGGAGGAGATTCTTGCACCATGTGACGGTGATCAGGCGGCATTGGTCGGCCAATTTGGTGCGGTAAACCGACATGAAGACGTTCTGGCCTGATCTCGTGATGGATGGAGAGAGGTTGCTGGTTTTCTCCATTGATGAGAAGCAAGCTGGGATTCCGATTTGATCATGCATTGTTTGTCAAAGacccagaaaaaaaaaagattggatttttattgGTTTTTGGGGATGaaatgtgaagtgtgtgtCCAAATCTCACACACCCAGGAaaaaaagattggatttttagtgGTCTTTTGGGATGAAATGTGAAGTGTTTACACACACAgaaaaagattggatttttagtgGTTTCTTGCGTGAGAATCAGTTTGTTGGTGGGAGTGTGAATTAGAGTGGAATGGATACATGAGATGATGAGAGATAGAGGGAGGGGAGGGAGAGAAATTGAATGGGAAAGGAGTTGCCAGAAGTTTTTCTTGGCAGCATTGATGAAAAACTTGAGAAATAATGGTATTGAGTTTTGAAGTGGCAGAGCATAGagtcaagaatcaagattcaaTCAATCCTTATAATATAATGCAATAATTGGTATGCTTTTGTTACCTGGCatttactcatatttataatcttttttgtttcttgtttttgttttttttaatatctatCTACGTGGCATAGTAAGCTGGgtgttttctttttggcatAGAAAggataaaatggaaaaaaaaccTAATAAACGAAATTATTGATAgtctaaaaaatagaatactcCATTTTTGCAGTGGGATAAGCCATGCTACTGTTATTAATGTTGCTCTGGTTTCATGGCAAAATTTTATGGTGATTTTGAACCTGACCAACTTTACTGAATCCAAGGTGGCTTGATTCTGTTGATAGTTAAAAAGAAGTGAAAATCTCATCTTCCTCACCAGATTTGAGGCATtgttttcatcaattttactGATTTGACTCCTAGAAAAAAATCACACCACATgaatgagagagaagaaaaaggacaGTCAATTCTTTTATCTGAGAGTTGGCTTTTCAATATGTGGGGttttaccctttttttttttcttaccacttgattgtattgatataagaTAAGATCAATTGTAGGGTCACTACTTATTGTTTAGTGCAAATAATCAGTCTTACAACCATTATATCCATATTAGTTTATCTAAAGAGTCTCAGCTTTCTTGATTGGATAAAATGATAGCTTTATTTTAAGGATGAAAGTTAAGTTCCTCTTTCCTTATTAGTATGTTTTCTTTCTACCTATTCCAgtgttgaaattgaaaatagcaaAAGATTGTTGATTGGCTGTGCAAAATCTTTAAATTCTCTTCAAGAATATGGAGATGGAGGATGGCAATCTAATTTGATGCATAATTCTTTGACTAAGAGCTGTCATATATAGATCTGGTCTATAGAGAATGTCAATCTTGTCCAAAAATAATCTGGATTTTATGTTAGATTTATAATCTTAGGTGCATTGTATATCACAATATAACATGTGTACTATTATATTTGGTAATAATGTTTCACTCcctcccggataattcgggtcactttgaccgggcatgggttttaagaattgtaatgaaaagtgggttgaaaaagttagtggaatgtgggtcctacctttatatattagttttataataaaatgtgagtaggatgaattagtggaatatggggtccactaccaaaaatgataaaagtgaaatgggacaaattatgtgggacggaccgaaatggaaaactagaatgaattatctgggacggagggagtaataaataagaatCTTGGACATTTTAGTTCGCGACATAGAATAATTTAGGTTTTATTCTCTAACGAGAATTCAAGGAATTGAACATTAAATGCCATCAATTAGGTTTAGTTAATGAACAGTTAAAATCAACAATATTGATTTATGAGATACTACATTAATTAGCCAGCCATGTTTATGTATCATTGTCTCgtatttttgtattagttTCTGCATGCCcaaatctagaattttttaaactagaacataaaattattaacttt
The nucleotide sequence above comes from Salvia hispanica cultivar TCC Black 2014 chromosome 5, UniMelb_Shisp_WGS_1.0, whole genome shotgun sequence. Encoded proteins:
- the LOC125189637 gene encoding uncharacterized protein LOC125189637 — protein: MHDQIGIPACFSSMEKTSNLSPSITRSGQNVFMSVYRTKLADQCRLITVTWCKNLLLHGLSISVEGGGGDGDADACKIELKPWYFWRKHGSKRFAVDGKPVDVFWDLKAARFNGETEPISDYYVAVVCGGEVALLVGDLRNDAFRKTGCRPSLIDPVLVSRKEHIFGKRKFATRLKFHEKGSLHEVSIECKNRASCSGGGVAPEPEMEIGIDGHLVMQVKHLQWKFRGNESIHFNKGRIEVYWDVHDWLFCPGLRHALFIFKPTFLSPSSSSSSSPLSSDPASGSPDFCLFLYAWKVE